A single genomic interval of Lathyrus oleraceus cultivar Zhongwan6 chromosome 7, CAAS_Psat_ZW6_1.0, whole genome shotgun sequence harbors:
- the LOC127104374 gene encoding dual specificity protein kinase YAK1 homolog, producing the protein MTWDEIDAVGVPPSPKSDHATAVHMERYLLIFGDGCTEHVYTGLRHLCICFELLDTNLYELIKMNHFRGLSLGIVQLFSKQILCGLALLKDAGIIHCDLKPENILLYASTVKPAEIKIIDFGSACMENRTVYSYIQSRHYRSPEVLLGYHYTTAIDMWSFRCIVAELFLGVPLFPEAYASLFTNHRNCY; encoded by the exons ATGACTTGGGACGAAATTGATGCCGTTGGAGTGCCTCCTTCCCCAAAGTCTGATCATGCTACTGCTGTACATATGGAGCGATACTTGCTCATCTTCGGAGACGGTTGTACTGAACATGTCTACACTGGCTTG CGGCATTTGTGCATATGCTTTGAACTGCTAGACACAAACCTGTATGAGCTTATCAAAATGAATCATTTTAGGGGATTGTCACTTGGTATTGTTCAGCTGTTCTCTAAGCAGATTTTATGTGGATTGGCTCTATTAAAAGATGCTGGCATTATTCATTGTGATCTGAAGCCAGAAAACATTCTTTTATATGCGAGCACTGTGAAGCCAGCAGAAATAAAGATTATTGACTTTGGATCAGCATGCATGGAAAACCGCACTGTATATTCCTATATTCAGAGTCGACACTATAGGTCTCCTGAGGTTCTTCTTGGATATCACTACACAACAGCTATTGATATGTGGTCCTTTAGGTGCATAGTGGCGGAATTATTTCTTGGAGTACCATTATTCCCTGAAGCTTATGCCAGTTTATTCACCAACCACCGTAACTGTTACTGA